The nucleotide window atgtttattatacttacagaatttttaagataaaaattttgtttcttttatcaATTTCTATTTTATCGAATATCCAATTATCCAAACCGAACCAATTCGTTCATAATCGATTTGGTTTGCTTCGAATACATAcacaaaaaaaatgtaaatttgaatcaaatcaaACTAATAACAATTCAATTAGTTTGATTCTAATTTCACCAACTATTAGGGAATAATTCGGATTAGATGGGCCTATAGAACCCACCAAAACCCCCCATCGCAACCATAATCTGGGCTTTATTCAACATTCAACTTTTAGATCAATAATAAGGGGTATTAGCATTGTCCTACAATAGATGATTGTCAATACTTTGGTAAAACCCATTTATATAACAaagtctaaaaaaaaaaaaaacgaaataagcgatatttaattatttatacgaagaaaaataaattagggAGGAAAGGAAAGTGTATAAAAAGGTAGGGAGGAAAGAAGTTGAGTATAATAGTATATTGTTATTTTACATAGATATGTGAACAGAAAATGGAAGGGAAAATAATAAAGATGGATTCATTTCCTCATGTTTTTGGATAAAAAGGTTATAGAAAAGaagagataataatttaatataatttatctgCCCTTATTCTGTAAGAAAATACTTTTTCTATctataattttacatttatataaaaaattaatggaAACAAGAAATCATAATTTCTTAAGTTTATCCATTAAAATAGTATAAACAAatataaccaaaaaaaaatttcatatataCATTTCAAATGCAGAGTAAGTATACATATTCAACGCCTCTTCAGGTGCAttttctctccatttttttaaatctcTATTAGAGAAGCTACATAtatacttgaaaaaaaataaagaggcAAAATCTATCACTATCAGTGTATATATGTAGGAACATGAAAAATCACGAAGTCGTTAATTTGTATGAGAACAATGTTGTgcaaaaaattgataattataaaTCTTTTTTCCCTTGATATAACAAGATAGAATAGTTTCATGAGTCCTATAGTGAAGAAAAATGGAAGTTATGAACTAAAAAAGAGATTAGTTAGATGGTCATGGATACGATGATAACAAAGGTAGAGGAATACATGTTGAATTCTTCCAAACCAGAGAATGCAACTTGAGAATCTCTTTAGCCCTCTCTTTGGTCTTCAAAGCGCTATCAACTTGAAGCACCAAACACAGCTTGTTAACGGCTCCAACCTGCATCATCTCTTGAACCACTCTCCCGCTTCCACAGAACCTACAAACCGACGCTAATATCCTAACTCCTCTGTCACTCGCGGCGCGTGAAACTCTCAATATTTTCTTCGAAACCACGGCGATTCCCGCGCCGTGCTTCACCAACTCCGCGCGCCCTTCCGCGCAACCGCAAAGCTGATCCAACGCCATTAACGCCAGCTCACACGTTCTTCTTTCCGTCGAATCAAGAAGCACTTCCACGAGCACGGACACCGCGCCGGCTTCCACCGCTTTGATTCTGTTTCTTCCCCATGGACAGAGCTCAACCACCAGCTTCAATGCCGCCTTATGAGCCTGCTGCGATATACGATCGCGTATCACTCTCGTGATTTCAAACAGCATTTCGGTTTTCGCGCTGATTAACTGGATCGGATTTGAAACCGCAAATGCCGATTTCAAAAGAAGTGTTGCGTACGCTCTTGATTGGCAGCTCCCACGCTTCAACGCTTGCAGCAACGATTCAAGAAACTGAAGGCACTCGTTGTTGATTAGCTTCTTGATCTGATTTTCCGAGAGATCAAGATGAAACAAGATCTCAATCGCTGTTTCAGTTGGATCtactcgttcttcttcttctgcgcGATTGTTGTTGTTCATCATGATTGTAGCTAAGAACTCTATTGCACCTGAAGACTGGAAACAGCTCTTGTTCCTTTCAAAGAACGCCATGGATCTGAGTGTTGCGAGGCAGTTCTCCTTAGCCTCCGGGAATCGCTTCGCTTCGGAGATGAGTTTGGCGATGTGAGACGATGCGTCCATGGACGGTTTTGGAGTAGGGATACGCTCGATTCCGAGAGAGGCGTTTACGGTGCACCATGATTGGATGAGCCTTCGTAGGGTGTGGTTTGGAGTAAGAATAAGATCAAGATCTGTGTGTTGTATTAGGGACTGTTTGGTAACCGGGCATGCTTTGTTTTTGCATGAGAATAACCATTTCTCTATGTTCTCTCTGTCGTAAGTGATACCGCTGCAAACGATTACAGGGTCTCTCATGAGTTGAAGGGATATTGGGCAGAGAAAATGTGCAGGAACCTCAATTTCATTATCCATGGAGATTGACGATGTAGCTGTAGTGTATTAGAGGCACATTATCTTTATACAAAGTTGGTGCAAACGATAAAGTCAATACACGGAAATTCAGAGGGGCGATttaattcataataataaattaagggTTTCGGAAGcagtaattaataataaataaataaaattaaattagagtgtAGATTAGTGGTAAGGTACTTATTTATTTAAGGAGCTAACGTCGGTGTTGATGATGATAGATGCAAATTGGATAATTGCAGAGGGGTAAGGTTTTGACTTGCAATATtatgaacaaataaaagtaCTAATATATGTCTGATGTCTACGAGGACCTTAATGCTTTCATGGCTGGTACCGACAACTTGTAACGGAGGCTCATGCATTGTGTTGTGATTTATTGGATGCTTCTCACG belongs to Arachis duranensis cultivar V14167 chromosome 8, aradu.V14167.gnm2.J7QH, whole genome shotgun sequence and includes:
- the LOC107461909 gene encoding E3 ubiquitin-protein ligase PUB23-like — encoded protein: MDNEIEVPAHFLCPISLQLMRDPVIVCSGITYDRENIEKWLFSCKNKACPVTKQSLIQHTDLDLILTPNHTLRRLIQSWCTVNASLGIERIPTPKPSMDASSHIAKLISEAKRFPEAKENCLATLRSMAFFERNKSCFQSSGAIEFLATIMMNNNNRAEEEERVDPTETAIEILFHLDLSENQIKKLINNECLQFLESLLQALKRGSCQSRAYATLLLKSAFAVSNPIQLISAKTEMLFEITRVIRDRISQQAHKAALKLVVELCPWGRNRIKAVEAGAVSVLVEVLLDSTERRTCELALMALDQLCGCAEGRAELVKHGAGIAVVSKKILRVSRAASDRGVRILASVCRFCGSGRVVQEMMQVGAVNKLCLVLQVDSALKTKERAKEILKLHSLVWKNSTCIPLPLLSSYP